The sequence tgtacattgaaaagccctaaatataaatactatagttttacatgacatagatttttgtttattttattttacattaacaCTTGACACCTCTGTCACATGCTGGccttttatgctgtatttagctggtttggaaggcatatatcacctaagatggaaggaacctctgaataccactaGCCTTTAATCCACTGTAAcattagaaatgcaaaataatacttatttttaactttaaaatgggtcaatttgacctgccacataacaggagggttaatcaatACAGAGACACAGCTAACATCAACTTTAACACCGTCGtattgctttttttcttctgactgTTATGaacgttgttttttttttatgtcaacaGATTTCTTTGGAGCATGAAATCTTGCTCCATCCAAGATACTTTGGCCCTAATCTCCTCAACACTGTGAAACAGAAACTTTTCACAGAAGTGGAGGGAACCTGCACTGGCAAGTGAGTGGCTGCAAGACTTTATTATGTCCAATGATACaattcagttgtttttttgggggggagggATTCTCAGCTAAAGGGTTTAAAAGCTGTGCTTTGACTTGAAAATGTAAGGTATATAAATTAAATCAATGTAGTGGTGTGTGTCGACACCCATGTCTTGAGTTTAGGATGAACCGTCAAGTAAAATAATATTCTATAAGGATTCGCCCATAGATCATCTTTAATATTTCAATAACCTGTGTGTAAGGATTTTGAAAACTTAAAGAAGTCTCAATCACTTTTAATTCTTTGTACTGATcccttattaaaaaaaacacataaaaatgtaaccttatgtgtcagtatgaataagaataaaaaaaaaagactatgaATCATTTTGAAGTAATGTAAGTTTTTCGTTTTATCATGCATATAAAAGCTTGACATACATATGTAATTAATGTATTGTCTCTCGTTTAGGTATGGCTTTGTGATTGCAGTCACCACCATTGACAACATCGGTGCAGGTGTCATCCAGCCAGGAAGAGGGTTTGTCCTCTATCCAGTGAAGTACAAGGCCATTGTGTTCCGCCCATTTAAAGGGGAGGTAGTGGATGCTGTAGTTACTCAGGTTAACAAGGTAAGAGACATTTACAGTGCCAAACATATTATCTACCTATATGGTCCATCTCTCCATGCAGTTCATGGATCTCACCATATAGTCTTAGAATGCATTGCTTGGTTACTGACATTATCTGTACATCTTAATGTCCAAAACATGTACATTTTtcccaaaactttttttttctgcacattgaaaaacaaactgttgtTTTAATATCAAGAACGTATGTCGTCTCCTGTTTCCAAATTAATCCTgcagtttttttattgtattttatttttttcaaaggtGCTGTGGTATGAATAATAATGTGGCCAAGAAATGTACATAAAGAAAACTTACTTATGCTCTATATTGACTCACGTCTGAGTCCAGCAAAACACTACTTATAGTGTGCAATGTTTACTTCATTAGATTAACTGTGCTCCccatgaagattttttttttatctgttaagTGATTCGTAACTGAAAATCTACTGACTTATACGTACTTTATTAAAGAGTACAACTTTTCTTTGCAGGTTGGGTTGTTCACAGAGATCGGTCCCATGTCATGCTTCATCTCTCGCCATGTGAGTCCGCTTAACATCTTTGGGTGTTCCCTTGGTTGGTTGGCTTTGTTCTGCACATTGATTTTCGGTTATTGTaatcacactttgttttttgcAGTCCATCCCCTCAGAAATGGAGTTTGACCCCAATTCGAATCCTCCTTGTTACAAGACAGTCGATGAGGTAAGAATTCTAACtgagtttgttttaaagttatttagtcacttttatcaAATGATTGCCTTACGTGAATGTAGAGATCTGTGTTGCAACACGAATACTGGTGCTAAAGAAGATATGTTTCAGGGGATTTATGAAAGCAAAACATTCCATTGCATAGTAGCTGAGGAGCTGctccccttttcttttttctatccTGATTACAGAAACTTGcatctatttttcttttcttttttaaggatATCGTAATCCAGCAAGACGATGAAATTCGGTTAAAGATTGTTGGGACAAGAGTGGACAAGAATGACATTGTAAGTGTTTTTTGTCAGTCAATTATCTTGATTTTTTGTAAGATTTAATCACAGtatatgtgaaaaaaataacaagaaaaaatgTCTCACAGCATTACATGTGACCCAATAATAGAGAGAAGTGACATACATAATTTTAATTTACATGTAGTTAAAATAGCCTTTCTCTTGTTTTTAGTTCGCCATTGGATCCCTCATGGATGATTATCTGGGTGAGTACTAGAAATAACATTGTTATGGTGGTGACTGCAATTAAAGTTGAACTATTTGAGTTGTGTTGTGTATGAcctgatttataaaaaaaaatccttttttttatgttgtgatTATAAAACTTGCCCTCTGTACTTTATTTACAGGTCTTGTGAGCTGATTTGCCACAGAAGGAGAACATTTCACATggaacattttatttactcacCAAGTTTAATCTTTGTTTAAATTGtggtcttttttttaacactgtttGACAGGGCAGGGCGCAGGGCAAGGAGAAGCCCATTAGTTCCATTATTTCATTAAACTGTACAGCCAGCATTTGTAGATTGCAGCTGCTAAAAAGAAAGCATTGTCAGGTTAATGCTGGCAAAATTGATAGCAAGATGgtattcaatgcagaagtagtTCTTATTATAATTTTCACTTAATTTCATGtacactttttatttctgtaccAGCCACATGCtgcgttttttctttttgttgtagGACtccaataaaatattttttacttgTTCTTAAATTTATGCATCTCCTTTATTTGAAATATGTCGATATGTTAATCTTTTTGTAGAATTGATCTTTAAACTAATCTTTGAAACAGTGTATcatacagtggccctgaagtgcaaatcacaacggcaaatcagaaaacactacaacattaACCAAACCAGAAAAAGTAAGTACCCTCAGTCCAATCAGAAACGAGTCATGTCCCCCGAGGGTACATACTTCTTCCAGTTTGGTTAAtgtcatagtgttttctgaattgccgttgtgttttctaaattgccatagtgttttctgattagctgtagtgttttgcacttcagggccaccgtagtatcATCTATATTTAGTGTTTACATTAATGTCtgttcagaattttttttttttaacattacttaCATTACAACTTCCGGTttggttagtgttttctgatttgcagtagtgttttctaagttgccatagtgttttctaaattgcagtagtgttttgcacttcaggtGCACAATAGCATCATCTATATTTAGTGTttacctattttatacagtctatggtgtttaCATTAATGTCTGTTcagtaaattatttattttttaaacatattttatacagtctatggttcagaaGTTTCAATTGGGGTATAGCAGCATTACCACGTCGGCATTGAAGCGGTGGCAAATCGTGAACGCGCACATTTAAAGAGCGCGCACGGTGTGTGGCCGTAAATACGTCAGAGGAGCGCGCcctcgttctttctttctctcttcctgaaGATGGCGGCAGGGGTGAGTAAGATGGAGAGATGGCCATTGTGGGAGCTTCCTTTCAACTTATCTGACTCAATCCGATGAATATCAGGCCCATCTGTACTATAATATAGTACCTCTATCTATAGACTTAACGTCTGGTATGTTTGGTAGCCGTTACAGGGTTTATTTACGGGGAATTTCATCCGGTGTCGATTCTATCACAGGTTAGCTATCCGTGTCATGACGTTGCATTCATACTGAATGACACTCCTCTCATGGCCCAGGCTTGTGCCACGTTACAGTTATATTTTCGAGCTACACGTGTTTCTGATGCGTTTTGCACGGATTtgcattattctttttttaaaaatgtatattgtcCCCAGGCTTGCCATATTTAAGCTAGCTGAATAACTTGTGAACAAAGCCTATAGAGTTACACTACCAGACCGGTTTTTGAATGCTACATTAGTTAGCTTCAGAAGCGAGCTGTAACTGAAAACCTATTGTATAAAtaagttatttgtgaatgtagTTGTCTAAAATTTTCCATGGTAGCTTTCAGTCAAATCTTAAACTTTCTACTTGCCGTCTGTTCCCAATCCTTTTAGTCTGTGAAATGGTCTAGCATCCTGTTACGTGTAGCATCTTTACTTTATGTGAAGAACACTAAAACAAATGTGACCTTACTTTAAATAACATTTGTAGCTTTTCATGTGCAAAGTTTGTAAAAGAGGAACAGCTGTAAAGTtgcatttatttcctctttACAGTGAGACTTAAAATGAGAACTATTAAAgttgactgaatgaatgtgggctTAGCTGCTAGCTTTAAAGTCATACTCAAATTTCTGAaacaagatatatatatatatatatatatatatatatatatatatatatatataaatatatatataaatataaatagtttTTGACTGTTGAATAATTGCGTGATTGCGTGttgtctcccctctctccagACTCTGTACACATACCCAGAGAACTGGCGGGCCTTCAAGGCCCAGATTGCAGCCCAGTACAGTGGTGCTCGCCTCAAAGTGGCCACCAGCTCCCCTGCCTTCACCTTCGGGCAGACGAACCGTACTCCAGCCTTCCTTAACAACTTCCCTCTGGGAAAGGTACGTGTATGTTTCATTTCTAGGTATGGGATTGGTCCAGTTATGCTTGGCTCAGAGGGCTTTTAAGCATCTTAATAAAGCTAATACTGGTATGAAAATAACTCTGTTGTGTAACATATCGCATTATGCTCTTGATTATTTGACtccctgtaaaaatgtgtaacaTTCCTGAATTGTGCTGTTGTTCGTAGGTACCTGCCTACCAGGGAGATGACGGCTTCTGTCTGTTTGAGAGTAATGCCATTGCTCACTACTGTAAGTACTGAAATGGTTCACTTTTGTCATGCACACATTAAATTTGGGCATTAAAACTAAAAGATTATACAGATGGTTAACTCTgcccttttaaaaaaatgattgtCTAGATCTCTTATTGGTGTCTATTCACTACTACAGTGAGCAATGAAGTCCTTCGTGGTGCCACCCCCCAGGCCGCCGCCCAGGTGCTGCAATGGGTGAGCTTTGCTGACTCAGAGATCATCCCTCCAGCCAGCGCATGGGTCTTCCCCACCCTGGGAATCATGCAGTTCAACAAGCAGGTATGCAGGTTAATATcaaatcaactcaactttatttatatttcactttacacacaacacaattgatccaaagtgctttacaacagaaaatgaggaaaataaagaaaaaatgaaatgaaaaaaaaaaaaacacagaggaagagagagggaaagaaaaagttGAAGATATTGTTTAAAAACTACAGGGATTTCATTATTTGCTAGATTTGATGGAAGCTTGGTGCAAGTTTTGCCTGGCTGGATTACACCATTCTGTAGTGGAGACTTGGTACATGATCATGTGCAAAAATGTATATGCTGATCAATCCTGCAAAGTCATTCTTCTGTCTGGATTGTTCCAGGCCACAGAACAGGCCAAAGAAGATGTGAAGAAGGTCCTTACAGTGCTGAACCAGCACCTCAACACCCGCACCTTCTTGGTGGGGGAGAGAATCAGCCTAGCAGACATCAGCGTGGCTTGCTCCATGCTCTGGCTTTACAAACAGGTTTGACTTTCATACAGCAGACAACACTAGCACAAAGCCACATAGAATTCATTAAATCAAAAAGCTGTAAcacctcctctttctttgcCTTCAGGTTCTTGAGCCTTCCTTCCGTCAGCCTTACTCAAACGTGACTCGCTGGTTCTCCACCTGTGTAAACCAGCAGCAGTTCAAGGCTGTCCTCGGAGAGGTGAAGCTGTGTGAAAAGATGGCACAGTTTGATGGTGAGTAACAGGAGAGTCACGAGATCAGGACCAACAAATCAAGTGCACAAGCCAGCTGCAGCAAGCTACCCTTAAAtcttacaaaaacacaaatagttACTGGCTGTTTAGGATAGTTTTTGACAGTCATGCAACTTTTAATAATGAAAAGCTCAACCATCTGGAATAAATCCTCGAGGGGGGGAAAAGGTTGGTTTGGATGAGAGTTTTCTTCATCTCACAGCTGTAGGTGGTCCCCTGTCTTTGGGCAAGGCAGTGTCCAATCATGGCACGCAGTCTTAATCTGATGGGGGCAGAGAAACTTGAGACCATGTTCATCCCAGTCAACTCTGATTAGTGAGTTAAAGGCTGGTTCATGCAATGGGCACAAACCACAGACTATTGTTGGAAGATCTAAAACCTATGGCGTTCTCTTAATAAGATCAAGGCTTTGTTTTGTGCTGTCCTGCTTTATTTGGCCCAATGCCAATAACAATAACACTTGTTGTTGCACTTGTCCAGGTCTCCTGCAAACCTTTTCCTTCCCATGTTCTACATTAGTGAAACAATAGTCTCTAGCTTCCCTCTCTTTTGGAAAGACTGAATTACATTCCAAAgtctcttttttcaaatttactTCAGTTTGTTAAATAAAGACTTACTACTTATATGTGAGAAGCATAAGTGGTGGCTTCAGGCTGTTTGTCCACTGAGGTATTTTGCCTTTCCCAACTGAAAGTCTCATTAGATAACACTCAGCTTGGTGCACTTCTGAGCTGAAGAGGTCTAATAAGGGAgatgctctgtttgttttcttttgatacATTATAGTCCATGAAGTAAAAATGTTGGCCTTTGGAAGCTTTTCACATCCTTTCTCTAAATTCAGTGAAGGCTAATAGAGAAGCAGGTAGTGAGTGGTAGAATGTGATGGTTCTAATATTTGCCCTCACCTGTTTCTCTGTGTGGCTTTGTAAAATGTTAGTGATACAAGCACTTGGTTTAAATATTAGGCTTCAGGAAACTAGAACTGTGGGCCAAGTGTGAAGCTTTCATGTTATAGAGTAAATaagctgtgttttaaaaaggcTAGCCTCAGTGAAGATGCTGTGGTTGGCACGCAGAAAGTCAATGAATTACACAAAGGGGACTAGATGCTGAGTTCGAAACAGTGAgtttatttgaatattcatgATTTAAATTGATTTGAATGAAATAGTGAATTTATAGCACACACAAAATGTTCCCGTAAACATTAAATTGCTTGTTGTGTTTGGTAAACAGCTGCAAGACTCCCAGCCAGAGTGGTTTTAGAGAGTGCAAACTCAAAGTGAAATAATGGAACAtttaactgaaaacatgttttccatTGTTTTGTTCTCCTCATCCAGCCAAGAAGTTTGCTGAGATGCAGCCCAAGAAAGAGGCCCCTgcaaagaaagagaagggaggaaaAGAGGCAGCCAAACCCCaggagaagaaggaaaagaagaaggaagagaagaagccCGCCCCTGAAGAGGAGATGGATGACTGCGATGCTGCTTTGGCTGCAGAGCCAAAAGCCAAGGACCCCTTTGCACACCTATCAAAGAGGTACAAAGATCTCAATGCTTTCCATGTTGTTCTGGCATACACATTTCATGTTAAGCTGACTGTTCCCAGATTAAATCACATGCTATAAAGATTAGAATTTACTACACATTTGGAAGGAAACTTGGTAGTCCCCTGTCTTTGGGCAAGGCAGTGTCCAATCATGGCACGCAGTCTTAATCTGACGGGGGCAGAGAAACTTGAGACCATGTTCATCCCAGTCATCTCTGATTAGTGAGTTAAAGGCTGGTTCATGCTATGGGCACAAACCAGAGTTATAACTGCTGTAACTTCAATAACATGATCCTTAAGTTTATGCTGGGAGGCAGGCAGCAACCATCCctaccttttttttcatttaccaAAATGTTGCGTGCCAACTACTTCAATACTGCAGTACTGAAAAACATGTATCAGGCCATGTCATAATGACACTGACCTTATTcccacaccttttttttttttttacagcctgcAGGACTAATGGACCTGATctatttgttttctctttcagcCCATTTGTCATGGATGAGTTCAAAAGAAAGTACTCCAACGAGGACACCCTGAAAGTAGCCATTCCCCACTTCTGGGAGAACTTTGACAGTGAGGGGTACTCCGTCTGGTACAGCCAGTACAAATACCCCGAAGAACTCACCCTCACCTTCAAGAGTTGCAACCTTATTACAGGTGAGACTCGATTGATGTGACCATGTGAATATAATTGAAGTCAAGTTTTTGGAAATGAACAAATGTTACGTTTTGGTTACAGTCTTGAAAATATGTGGTTTGGTAAATGTTTTAGACTGAGACTTGACTTCCAGCCTTGGACCCTCATTCATGTATGGTTCATATTTTTGTCTGGAAAAAATATTCTTTTTGAGTCTCTCTGAAGGACCAAAGACAATTGAGAGTTCTCTTCATACCTGAATTTGATCAGGTTTTGTGTATGTTTTATTCATAACCATGAAGGgggtaaattatttttaaatcagtctTATATCTGAATGACTTTTCTAAATGAATGGTTAAACATTTGGCTTGATGAATTATTAAACATGAACTGCAATCCTTAGAATGATGCGTTTTAAGCCTAACTGATGTATTTTTGTCATCagtttgatctgtttcatttatttattctttatacGGATCCCAATTAGCTTCCACAACGTGgtcgctagtcttcctggggtccacacataacaataaaaaacagtaattaACAATCACAATTCAAAACGTCTTAAAAGATATACTAAAATATTGCTGAACACGAAATAAGTCATAGCaaccctgagaaaaaaaatgtgaaatagaaaataatacaaagaatACAGAATCAGTCAGAAGATCACAACAGATACTAATTGAGTCTATCTCaagcttaaaacaaatcttttgatgactttttaaaaaagattttgTTCTTGAGTTTTCTATTGTTATGACTTGCAAAGGTTTTAGTCTTGGGGAAAGTTGCAGCTATTTCCACTGAGATAATGGGCCTCTTCTTGAATCAGGTGTCATCCTCCTTTTAGAAACAGCATGTCGTCCCCTGTCTTTGGGCAAGGCAGTGTCCAATCATGGCACGCAGTCTTAATCTGACGGGGGCAGAGAAACTTGAGACCATGTTCATCCCAGTCATCTCTGATTAGTGAGTTAAAGGCTGGTTCATGCTATGGGCACAGTAGAAAGTGAACTCTCAGTTGTATTTTTCTGCCATTCCAGCAAAAGGAAGCTTGAAGCTTGCGGTGAATGATTTTAGAAACTAGACTTGTTAAATAGTAtccttgatttaaaaaaagaagagtatAGTCTGTGTGACTTTTCTGCCTCATGGATACAATTAACAGCATGTCTCAACCCCTCCATGTGTTACACAGGCATGTTCCAGCGCCTGGACAAACTCAGAAAGAATGCCTTCGCCAGTGTCATCTTGTTCGGCACCAATAACGACAGCATCATCTCTGGCATCTGGATCTTCAGGGGTCAAGATCTGGCCTTCACTGTAAGTATTTAAAAGGGAGAACAAACTTTCCACAACACTTTGATTGTCCTGGTTTTGTGGATGGTCCCCTGTCTTTGGGCAAGGCCGTGTCCTGTTATGGCATGCAGTCTTAATCTGATGGGGGCAGAGAAACTTGAGACCATGTTCATCCCAGTCATCTCTGTTTAGTGAGTTAAAGGCTGGTTCATGCAATGGGCACAAACCGTACACTGTAACCCAAAATGTACTTAGTAAGACTGTTTTAGTGAACACGTCTTGGAACTCCATAGACTTGGACTGAGCTGTTTTGATATGAGTATCACTTCTAGGGATTTAATTAACTTAAAGGTAATTTACCAGCATTCTGATAacaacttttttaaattctctTCCAGCTGTCTCCGGACTGGCAAATCGACTACGAATCATACGACTGGCGCAAGCTGGATCCAAACAGCGAGGAGTGCAAGACCATGGTGAAAGAGTACTTTGCCTGGGAGGGAGACTTCAAGCATGTGGGTAAAAGTTTCAACCAGGGCAAGATCTTCAAGTGAGAGGACACTGGGAGGGAGCGCGAAAACTCTGTGCTTCAGCTTTCCAGCACTTAAACTTACAGACTTTCAGCCATCATGTGCTTACCTTACCGCAACAATGACTCAGACTGACAGTGTTTGAACATGAGATTTGTGTCAGTGGCCCCCAAgtggttttttgtttgtttgacctgCGAAATAAAGCATTTTCCACAATGCCAACgataaaaatgtgatgtttgtggtcaagtgtttgttttaaacttttGTCACAATTAATAATAAACATCTACAATTTATTCCAATCTTAGTTCACATAGTTTCACCAAAAAAAAGACGAAAggaatgaagaggaggatgtttCATTTGGGGACACAGTGTGATCAATAAACAGCCATACAGAGCAATATAAGCAGAGTTGAACATCTCTGTTTAGACTTCTAGTCCAAAGTAGAAATGCAAACCTTACTACAGTTTGACTTTTCAACACTCTAAATACTTGTTCTATTGTACAACAGTACACATTGTGACCACACCCAACACTGATGCTGGGTGTGGTTGAAAATGTGATGCAGTTACAGTTTACACCCTGAGGGGGTCAGTGAAAATTATTTTCAGCTTGGTGTCAAGTTGCGCTCGCATATTGAGCCcataacaggaaaaaaagaggagtagTGTCCTCTTTGGCCGCAGCAAATACTGGAGCTGACTTTAGAAACAGTCTGTACGATGCATACAGTATTTGTACAATTGGACATGACTTTGCGAGAACCTTGGCATGCACCTTGAATTTTGATCCTCTTAGTCATACATCCATTGCAGTCTGTAGCCCATCTGATGATCCTTATTCGTCACATAAACAATATTGCAATTTGCAGGTTGCATATTGCAACCTGCATCCTCACCAGGATGCACATTCATCTAGAGCAGGAAATGGTAGAAGTTTCACACCATCACTAAACCATTTGCAGTATATCTCGCTAACGCTGCAGGGTTCTCTCATACCTGCAGAGGGCAGCTAAAGACCTGTCATTTTAAAGTTGTTAGTCTACTCTAGCTGGAGCTCTTCCAGCAGGACGAGAAAATGACCGGGCTGAGTTCTGTGGTTTGCTCAATCTTAGACAAGATTGTTGTCTGCTTTTAACTATggggtttttgttttcatgtcgCTTGTG is a genomic window of Notolabrus celidotus isolate fNotCel1 chromosome 8, fNotCel1.pri, whole genome shotgun sequence containing:
- the eef1g gene encoding elongation factor 1-gamma, producing the protein MAAGTLYTYPENWRAFKAQIAAQYSGARLKVATSSPAFTFGQTNRTPAFLNNFPLGKVPAYQGDDGFCLFESNAIAHYLSNEVLRGATPQAAAQVLQWVSFADSEIIPPASAWVFPTLGIMQFNKQATEQAKEDVKKVLTVLNQHLNTRTFLVGERISLADISVACSMLWLYKQVLEPSFRQPYSNVTRWFSTCVNQQQFKAVLGEVKLCEKMAQFDAKKFAEMQPKKEAPAKKEKGGKEAAKPQEKKEKKKEEKKPAPEEEMDDCDAALAAEPKAKDPFAHLSKSPFVMDEFKRKYSNEDTLKVAIPHFWENFDSEGYSVWYSQYKYPEELTLTFKSCNLITGMFQRLDKLRKNAFASVILFGTNNDSIISGIWIFRGQDLAFTLSPDWQIDYESYDWRKLDPNSEECKTMVKEYFAWEGDFKHVGKSFNQGKIFK
- the polr2gl gene encoding DNA-directed RNA polymerase II subunit RPB7 produces the protein MFYHISLEHEILLHPRYFGPNLLNTVKQKLFTEVEGTCTGKYGFVIAVTTIDNIGAGVIQPGRGFVLYPVKYKAIVFRPFKGEVVDAVVTQVNKVGLFTEIGPMSCFISRHSIPSEMEFDPNSNPPCYKTVDEDIVIQQDDEIRLKIVGTRVDKNDIFAIGSLMDDYLGLVS